From Alloacidobacterium dinghuense:
TCTTCGTTTCGCGCTGCGGCGAAGAGCGTCTGAAAGTCGATGTGCGCGACACCGGCCAGGCTGGATTCATGAAACCCCGGTGTTTCTCGTACTATCTGTGGCAGAGACCAGCCCGCCGCTTCTGCTTCGGCGCACCCAACATTGCCGCATGCGCATTTGCGGCCCCGATAGTTCACCGGCAAATGACCTCCGAGACATGCAGCCTGAGAATGGGCACCGCGTACTAATTTTCCCAGCATCATTGCCGCGCCGCCGATTCCGGTGCCGAGCGTGATCATAACGACATCCTGCGCGCCTTGAGCCGCTCCGGCGTATTGTTCGCCAAGCAGGGCCATCCGTGCATCATTCTCTATCCGAAGACGGAGACCGAATTGCTCAATTGCCCATTGCTCGAGATCGAGGCGAATTGCATCTTCGTATTTCTTCAGCGTCGAGAGAATGCGGCTCTTGCGCACATCCACTATCCCCGGGAACCCAACTGCAACGCCGTGACACTCCCCAGCAGTTACACCGCTTTCGCGCAAGATCTTCTTGAGCGCCGCCGTGACGCAAGGCAAAAGTGATTCGAGCGATTCCGCTCGCTCCGAATCGAGCGATGATGAGCCCAGCAACTCATTGTCCCGAACGACGCCACACCCAATGTGCGTGCCGCCCATGTCAATCGACAAAGCCAACATCTGTTCGAACTCCCGGGTTTGGAATTAGTGCAAATAGCGGGTTGAGCCTGCCAGAATAAAAATCGCCAGCACGAGCACGGTCACGCCTGTCCACTGGATGCGGATAGGAAGTGGTCCACAGTCCTTCCATTCGCCCGTAAGCATACCCAACATGGTCGCGGTGATCACAATCAGTGACATGAATAACGGCCATCCGAGAATCGGACCCCAAGCCCCCAGTTGACCCGCTGCCAGTCCATAAAGCAGCGTGCTCCCGAACCAGAAGATCGCCATGATCGCTGCCAGCGCCCAATGCGAACCTCCCACTCGGAATCTATGTCCCGAATGATTCCTTTTCATCAACCAAGCACAATACAGGAGATTTGGAACTGCACCGGCAAGCATCAGCGGCAACCAAATTACATTGATAGCGTTGAGCCCGTTTGCACCAAAGGAGCGAGCTACTTGGACCAGCGGCGTTCCGAAAGCGACTCCGAAATTCATCGAGGATGCGCCAAGACCGCACAGAATAGAAAGCAGCAGCCCCTGCGAGGTCCGTTTTTGCGCAGAAATAGACTGTGCATTTGGTCCCTCACGTATCCTTCCGGCGGAGGCACAGAGCATCACACCCAATAGAACGAAACCGATTGCGCCGAGGACTGCATACCCTGCCGCGCTGTTGAGGTGTTCTCTGTGCAGAGACACCATCGGAATTAGGCTGCCTACGGCCGCAGAGGTTCCTAAGACGATAGAGAATGCGAGTGTAATCCCGATCATATCCACCGCAAGGCCGAAAAAGACCTGCGCTACTCCCCAGGCCGCGCCAAATCCACAGACTTCGAGAATGATGTCCGGCGTGGCTGAGCGGTACACCATCGATAGATTTGGGATGGTCAGCAGGGCGGCCACGAAAGGCAGAACTACGAGCGCAAAAACTGTCCAGGCGAGCCACGTGTTCTCCCAGGCCCATTTCCGGGCGTATTTCATGGGCATTGTGAAGCTAGCATTCGTAATGCCGGCAATAATGAGGATTGCGATTCCGCTCGAGGTGTTGCTCATGATTGGCTGCCCTCCCCAAAGACTATGCTGCTACCGGAGTGAAACCGGTGTTGCGTGACTCCGTTTCTACGGAGGGAGTCTACGAGTTCGCCCCAAAATGGTATGGAGCAGATATTGGGGCTTTGATATTCAGGATCGAATTTATATCATTAAATGCGAACTAAACTCAAATTTCAATCATTTAATATGATCTTCTTATCCTGTAACGCTCGAATTATCGATCCGTACAATCACTTGTAGACTTACTATTTTGGAGAGCGCGGCCACACGAACCGCCTCGTTAGGCGAAAGCATTATGCCCGCAAAGAGTGACAACCTGGTTGCACGCCACGAATACATCCTTCAGCGGTTACAGGAGACCGGCTCCGTCGCCATTGACGAGCTTTGCTCGACGCTCGGCGCATCCATCGCCACCATTCGCCGAGATTTAGAAGACCTTGAAAGCCGGTCTTTGCTCAGGCGCACCCGCGGCGGCGCCGTACCAATCGGACCACTGTTCTACGAACCGTTTCGGCATGATACCTCGTTTCAGGACAAGGTGAGCAGCTTTGCCGAAGAAAAGCGTAGGATCGGCCTCGCAGCAGCGAAACTAGTCGGCACGGGCCAGACTATCTCGTTGACCGGCGGAACTACGACCATCGAAGTGGTTCGAAGCCTTAAGGTGCTCAGCGACATTTCCATTATCACGAATACGGTGAATGTTGCGATGGAATTGAGTAACAGGAAAGATATCGAAGTGATCGTGACCGGAGGGCACCTCCGCGGAAATTGGTTTACGCTCGTAGGTCCCCTCGCGACGGCTGCAGCCGAGATGCTGTTTTCCGACATCATGTTCATCGGCGTCGATGGCATCGATGCAAGAAAAGGCCTGACGTGCACAAATTCTTCCGAGGCTGAAGTTCTGCGCAAATTCGCGCAACATGCCAAGATGAAGGTCGTGGTAGCTGATCACAGCAAACTCGGTTCCGTCAGCAAGTACCTCCTCTGTCCAACAAAGGGTATAGACAGATTAATTACTGATACCGGGGCACCCGCTTCAGCCATTGCGCCCTTCGAAAAACTCGGTATTGAAGTAACCCGGGTGTAGCCGAAATTAAGAGCGCAGCACATAACCATCGGTGCGAAACCCGAGAGCAGTTGTTCTTGCCATCCCGCGAATTGCTCGAAGATGACGGAAGGCCCCCTCGCCTCGCAACGCGTTGTTATCGGTTTCTCGGCGCGAGAAGAGCACTCGTGCTCCCCGCCATTGACAGTCTTAAAAGATAAACTTCAATGCGAGCTGAATCTGTCGCGCGGTGTTTGCGGTGCTGTTGATCGTACCGAAGGCTGGTCCGCTATCGATGTCGTTCTGGGGCTGACCCAAGTCTACGTTATTGAACAAATTGAATGCCTCGGCTCGAAACTCGAACCGTCGCCCTTCTCCCACAGGGAATTGGCGAAAGAGCGACGAGTCCAACTCCCAATAGGACGGGCCCCGGATGGAATTGCGTCCTGCGTTGCCGTAGGTGTAAAGCGCCGGCGTGGCATACGCCGCGGTATTGAACCACTCCGCTGCGGTCCTCTTCGCAAGCCCAGGATTTCCCACAAGGTTCAAATGTTCATAACCAAGTGCTTGCCCAGTATTCGCGATATCGCTACTGCTGAGGGGAGTAAAAGCAATGCCCGAATGGGCTTGGAACAGGTTGTTAAACTGCCAGCCCCCCAGGATGTAATCAAGCGCACCGTGCCCAGTGGAAAATCTCTTTCCCTTCCCAACAGGAATGTCGTAAAGCGTGTTCACAGATAAAATGTGCGTTAAATCAAGTCCTGACACAGACCGATCATAGCGAGCTGGGTTATAGGCGTCCTGCGGAACGCCGCCTTCAACGCCGTAATATCCATCGCCTCCGACATTAATGGACTTTGACCAGGTGTAGGCCACTCCGTACGAGAGACCATTGGTGTACCTCTTATCCAGCGAGACCTGCAACCCGTTGTAATTACCATTGCCCTGGCTACGGTCATAAAACGTCGGGGCAATGTAGGGATACTTAGCGCGTGACTGGGGGTCGCCTGGTCCTGGCGTAAGCGCGCTATTGTAAATGCCGCCAACATCAAGCCGGTGCGAACTCGAGCCAACATAATTCGCCGTCAGTGTAGTCGATGAGGTAAGGAGTTGCTGCACGCCAAAGTTCCATTGTTCTGAATAGGGATTCTTTAGATTCGGATCGTATTCAAAGCCGACCTGAGTAAATGGGGTAGGCGCCGGAAAGAAGTTATTATTGGCGGCGATTGCGAATGGATTCTGAGCTGTAACCGTCGGTGTTGGTGAACTTGTAGTCGGCGTGTTCAAGTTAGCGGCTTCCTGTTGACCAATGTCGGGCCATAGTCCGCTGATATTCTGTGACGTTTGCAATACGCCGGCCCAATTGTCATACACGATGCCGAAAGCTGCATGAACGACTAAGCGATCCGTCGCCCTATAGGCAAATCCGAGGTGGGGGCCGACATTCGTGTCTGTGTTATGAAGTATTTTATCGTTTGGAGACACGACGACGTTCGCCGGGAGCGTGCCGTTTCCGGGAATACAAGGCGCATAGCCGCGCACACTGCAGGGAGGAGGAAGCTTCTGAATAATATAGGTGCCGTTGTTGAAATCAACGTCACCTGTCTCTGGCCCACCATTCACACCAATTTGCTTGTCGGTACCCATAGGTGGATTAAATGTGAGGTCGTAGCGAAGGCCCACATTGATCGTTAACTTACTTGTGGCTCTCCAGGAATCCTGTACAAATTCGCTCATTACACCGCCAGGACGCGTTTCGGTAACGACATTGCGCCGGTCCGCTCCCACTGGAACGTTGAGGATAAAGGAGGAAAATGGGTCGCCGGTATTGACCGTATCTTGAGGATTTGTGTCTGCGGTTGGCAACGCGCCGAATGTGAGACCATCGACCGTAATCGGACTGTAAAATTTGTTGCTGATGAACCCCCCACCTACGCGAATCTCGTGGTTTCCCCATGTCTTCGTCAATACGCCACTGTATTGGTTGGCATTCGGAACTTTAGGATGCAGCGCCACGCCTTCGCCTGGGCCGGCATATCCGCCGGCGATTCCAGGTGAAGGAAGAAAGCTTTTCCCTGGTGCTGCCGTGAAATTGCCCACAAATGCCGGCGAGAACCCAATCTGGCTGATGATGCCTGCCGATCCCGTTGTAAAGATACTTACCGCGTTGTCTCCGACAGTAGTTCGGCCAAATTCAACCTGAAGAATGAGACTGGGATTGAAGACATGTACGTAACTGCCGCCATAGTTCCTGTTCGGAACAGTGACGACGTTTGGTATTCCGGGAGCGCCATCGGAAGCACTCTGTACGCTGGTGTCGTAGCTATACCGAAACCATACTGAGTCGTTCCGGCCAATCTTTTGGTCAATTCGGGCAGTCCACTGGTTGATGGTCTGGGTGACGGGAGTTGGATCAATCGCATTATCTCCGCTTGCATTAAGTACAGGCCCAGCTGCAGGGAAGATGAACTTCGCGTAAGCTACCATGTTGGGATCTGGAGTAAGCTGGTTCCCTGGAAACGGGTCACGAATGAACTGGCCAGGGTGGGCTGGATCCGGTCGAGTAGAAAACGGGTTGTATATCTGTGTCGGCCAAGCGCTCTCATCCCCCGCAAGCTGCGCGGCAGTCGGAACTTTAATAGGGTTATCGGAGGTTTCCGAATAACGGAATCCCTGGTATGCCCCGAAGAAGAAGGTCTTGTTCCTGCCGTTGTACAGTTTCGGAAGCCAAACCGGACCTCCGACAACTCCACCGAATTCGTTTTGGCTAAAAGACGGCTTGGGCGAATCAAC
This genomic window contains:
- a CDS encoding ROK family protein, with product MLALSIDMGGTHIGCGVVRDNELLGSSSLDSERAESLESLLPCVTAALKKILRESGVTAGECHGVAVGFPGIVDVRKSRILSTLKKYEDAIRLDLEQWAIEQFGLRLRIENDARMALLGEQYAGAAQGAQDVVMITLGTGIGGAAMMLGKLVRGAHSQAACLGGHLPVNYRGRKCACGNVGCAEAEAAGWSLPQIVRETPGFHESSLAGVAHIDFQTLFAAARNEDAVACAVQQHCLYVWAANAVALIHAYDPEVVVFGGGVMQSPDVILTFVQKYVEEHAWTSWGTPRVRAAVLGGNAALLGAVPLLSEDLRHT
- a CDS encoding L-rhamnose/proton symporter RhaT, which codes for MSNTSSGIAILIIAGITNASFTMPMKYARKWAWENTWLAWTVFALVVLPFVAALLTIPNLSMVYRSATPDIILEVCGFGAAWGVAQVFFGLAVDMIGITLAFSIVLGTSAAVGSLIPMVSLHREHLNSAAGYAVLGAIGFVLLGVMLCASAGRIREGPNAQSISAQKRTSQGLLLSILCGLGASSMNFGVAFGTPLVQVARSFGANGLNAINVIWLPLMLAGAVPNLLYCAWLMKRNHSGHRFRVGGSHWALAAIMAIFWFGSTLLYGLAAGQLGAWGPILGWPLFMSLIVITATMLGMLTGEWKDCGPLPIRIQWTGVTVLVLAIFILAGSTRYLH
- a CDS encoding DeoR/GlpR family DNA-binding transcription regulator yields the protein MPAKSDNLVARHEYILQRLQETGSVAIDELCSTLGASIATIRRDLEDLESRSLLRRTRGGAVPIGPLFYEPFRHDTSFQDKVSSFAEEKRRIGLAAAKLVGTGQTISLTGGTTTIEVVRSLKVLSDISIITNTVNVAMELSNRKDIEVIVTGGHLRGNWFTLVGPLATAAAEMLFSDIMFIGVDGIDARKGLTCTNSSEAEVLRKFAQHAKMKVVVADHSKLGSVSKYLLCPTKGIDRLITDTGAPASAIAPFEKLGIEVTRV
- a CDS encoding carboxypeptidase-like regulatory domain-containing protein, whose protein sequence is MNKAARNTKVHDLKFSVERWKTCRVFALWQACLLSGILLLSGTGFAQLSTASLSGAVRDPSGAVVPGANIVLRNVATAVEHSTTSNGAGAYLFLDITPGRYTVQASASGFAEQRVPEFILAVGQAATIDFALTVGSQSTVVTVQGATPQLETTSANLGTVIGTKQVNDLPLNGRDFTQLLTLTPGISPVNNGQSGPSGGQYATPEPINQASVIPSVNGQGNRSNYFFTDGLSNFGAFHSVYAVPPIIDEMQEFKVVSHTDSAEYGSVTGGVVNVVTKSGTNDLHGSAFEYARNAIFDARTYFLPVDSPKPSFSQNEFGGVVGGPVWLPKLYNGRNKTFFFGAYQGFRYSETSDNPIKVPTAAQLAGDESAWPTQIYNPFSTRPDPAHPGQFIRDPFPGNQLTPDPNMVAYAKFIFPAAGPVLNASGDNAIDPTPVTQTINQWTARIDQKIGRNDSVWFRYSYDTSVQSASDGAPGIPNVVTVPNRNYGGSYVHVFNPSLILQVEFGRTTVGDNAVSIFTTGSAGIISQIGFSPAFVGNFTAAPGKSFLPSPGIAGGYAGPGEGVALHPKVPNANQYSGVLTKTWGNHEIRVGGGFISNKFYSPITVDGLTFGALPTADTNPQDTVNTGDPFSSFILNVPVGADRRNVVTETRPGGVMSEFVQDSWRATSKLTINVGLRYDLTFNPPMGTDKQIGVNGGPETGDVDFNNGTYIIQKLPPPCSVRGYAPCIPGNGTLPANVVVSPNDKILHNTDTNVGPHLGFAYRATDRLVVHAAFGIVYDNWAGVLQTSQNISGLWPDIGQQEAANLNTPTTSSPTPTVTAQNPFAIAANNNFFPAPTPFTQVGFEYDPNLKNPYSEQWNFGVQQLLTSSTTLTANYVGSSSHRLDVGGIYNSALTPGPGDPQSRAKYPYIAPTFYDRSQGNGNYNGLQVSLDKRYTNGLSYGVAYTWSKSINVGGDGYYGVEGGVPQDAYNPARYDRSVSGLDLTHILSVNTLYDIPVGKGKRFSTGHGALDYILGGWQFNNLFQAHSGIAFTPLSSSDIANTGQALGYEHLNLVGNPGLAKRTAAEWFNTAAYATPALYTYGNAGRNSIRGPSYWELDSSLFRQFPVGEGRRFEFRAEAFNLFNNVDLGQPQNDIDSGPAFGTINSTANTARQIQLALKFIF